From the Gouania willdenowi chromosome 19, fGouWil2.1, whole genome shotgun sequence genome, one window contains:
- the tmem106a gene encoding transmembrane protein 106A has translation MEGQKTLLHFPPYGAVGSSSSRDMISSASSDTCPTCRGSGLIPKGHEDQLVAVIPCNDVRLKPSRTKLYVCISMVTCLLLCCLFLFFLFPRSVSISPVSVVSVLVFFSPSNVHMEVTNLINVSNLNFVPVHVVQFTIQALIEDTIVGTNKFSNMSSIQSRSMKSFVVKSDLDIVDAGLNTYCQSASITSHTLFLLLQMTMNISYLSHTEQLSLNTFEYVDYGANTTVPHPVRRIR, from the exons ATGGAAGGACAAAAGACTCTGTTGCACTTCCCTCCGTACGGCGCCgttggctcctcctcctctagaGACATGATTAGCTCCGCCTCCTCAGACACGTGTCCCACCTGTAGAGGCTCAGGGTTGATCCCCAAGGGTCACGAGGACCAGCTGGTGGCCGTTATACCATGTAACGATGTCAGACTGAAACCCAGCCGCac GAAGCTGTACGTCTGCATCTCCATGGTGACCTGCCTCCTCCTCTGCtgcctcttcctcttcttcctgttTCCGAGGAGCGTCTCCATCTCTCCCGTGTCCGTGGTCTCCGTCCTCGTCTTCTTCTCTCCCTCCAACGTGCACATGGAGGTCacg AATCTAATCAACGTCTCCAACCTGAACTTCGTCCCAGTTCACGTGGTCCAGTTCACCATTCAGGCGCTCATCGAAGACACCATCGTAGGAACCAATAAGTTCAGCAACATGAGCTCCATCCAATCACGCTCCATGAAATCA ttCGTGGTTAAATCTGATCTGGACATCGTAGACGCTGGATTAAA CACCTACTGCCAGTCCGCCTCCATCACCAGCCACACCTTATTCCTGTTGCTGCA GATGACCATGAACATCTCCTACCTGTCCCACACGGAGCAGCTCTCACTCAACACCTTCGAGTACGTGGACTATGGAGCCAACACCACCGTCCCTCACCCTGTCAGGAGGATTAGGTAG